The following are from one region of the Saimiri boliviensis isolate mSaiBol1 chromosome 18, mSaiBol1.pri, whole genome shotgun sequence genome:
- the GATD3 gene encoding glutamine amidotransferase-like class 1 domain-containing protein 3, mitochondrial isoform X2, with protein MKTSGRSEGCGPWVPVLVLSGCGVFDGTEIHEASAILVHLSRGGAEVQIFAPDVPQMHVIDHTKGQPSEGESRNVLTESARIARGKITDLAKLSAANHDAAIFPGGFGAAKNLSTFAVDGKDCKVNKDVERVLKEFHQAGKPIGLCCIAPVLAAKVLRGVEVTVGHEQEEGGKWPYAGTAEAIKALGAKHCVKGVAEAHVDQKNKVVTTPAFMCETALHHIHDGIGAMVRKVLELSGK; from the exons ATGAAGACGAGTGGCCGTTCAGAAGGATGTGGACCCTGGGTGCCTGTGCTG GTGCTGTCTGGATGCGGAGTCTTCGATGGGACCGAGATCCACGAGGCCTCGGC GATCCTGGTGCACCTGAGCCGTGGAGGCGCTGAGGTCCAGATCTTTGCTCCTGACGTCCCTCAGATGCACGTGATTGACCACACCAAGGGGCAGCCCTCCGAAGGCGAGAGCAG GAATGTTTTGACCGAGTCTGCAAGGATTGCCCGTGGCAAGATCACAGACCTGGCCAAGCTCAGCGCAGCCAACCATGATGCCGCCATCTTTCCGGGAGGCTTTGGAGCGGCCAAAAACCT GAGCACGTTCGCTGTGGACGGGAAAGATTGCAAGGTCAATAAGGACGTGGAGCGTGTTCTGAAGGAGTTCCACCAGGCCGGGAAGCCCATCGG CTTGTGCTGCATCGCACCCGTCCTCGCGGCCAAGGTGCTCAGAGGCGTTGAGGTCACCGTGGGCCATGAGCAGGAGGAAGGCGGCAAGTGGCCTTACGCCGGGACCGCGGAGGCCATCAAGGCTCTGGGTGCCAAGCACTGCGTGAAGGGAGTGGCC GAAGCTCATGTGGACCAGAAAAACAAGGTGGTCACGACCCCAGCCTTCATGTGTGAGACGGCGCTCCACCACATCCACGACGGCATCGGGGCCATGGTGAGGAAGGTGCTGGAACTCTCCGGAAAGTGA
- the GATD3 gene encoding glutamine amidotransferase-like class 1 domain-containing protein 3, mitochondrial isoform X1, protein MAAVRAPVASRLAAVSAFASLSPGSRTPSQRAALHRSAPRPGARVALVLSGCGVFDGTEIHEASAILVHLSRGGAEVQIFAPDVPQMHVIDHTKGQPSEGESRNVLTESARIARGKITDLAKLSAANHDAAIFPGGFGAAKNLSTFAVDGKDCKVNKDVERVLKEFHQAGKPIGLCCIAPVLAAKVLRGVEVTVGHEQEEGGKWPYAGTAEAIKALGAKHCVKGVAEAHVDQKNKVVTTPAFMCETALHHIHDGIGAMVRKVLELSGK, encoded by the exons ATGGCGGCTGTGAGGGCCCCGGTGGCTTCGAGGCTCGCTGCGGTATCTGCGTTCGCGTCGCTGTCCCCCGGCAGTCGGACGCCTTCGCAGCGCGCAGCCCTTCACCGCTCCGCGCCGCGCCCCGGGGCCAGGGTCGCGCTG GTGCTGTCTGGATGCGGAGTCTTCGATGGGACCGAGATCCACGAGGCCTCGGC GATCCTGGTGCACCTGAGCCGTGGAGGCGCTGAGGTCCAGATCTTTGCTCCTGACGTCCCTCAGATGCACGTGATTGACCACACCAAGGGGCAGCCCTCCGAAGGCGAGAGCAG GAATGTTTTGACCGAGTCTGCAAGGATTGCCCGTGGCAAGATCACAGACCTGGCCAAGCTCAGCGCAGCCAACCATGATGCCGCCATCTTTCCGGGAGGCTTTGGAGCGGCCAAAAACCT GAGCACGTTCGCTGTGGACGGGAAAGATTGCAAGGTCAATAAGGACGTGGAGCGTGTTCTGAAGGAGTTCCACCAGGCCGGGAAGCCCATCGG CTTGTGCTGCATCGCACCCGTCCTCGCGGCCAAGGTGCTCAGAGGCGTTGAGGTCACCGTGGGCCATGAGCAGGAGGAAGGCGGCAAGTGGCCTTACGCCGGGACCGCGGAGGCCATCAAGGCTCTGGGTGCCAAGCACTGCGTGAAGGGAGTGGCC GAAGCTCATGTGGACCAGAAAAACAAGGTGGTCACGACCCCAGCCTTCATGTGTGAGACGGCGCTCCACCACATCCACGACGGCATCGGGGCCATGGTGAGGAAGGTGCTGGAACTCTCCGGAAAGTGA
- the GATD3 gene encoding glutamine amidotransferase-like class 1 domain-containing protein 3, mitochondrial isoform X3, producing the protein MHVIDHTKGQPSEGESRNVLTESARIARGKITDLAKLSAANHDAAIFPGGFGAAKNLSTFAVDGKDCKVNKDVERVLKEFHQAGKPIGLCCIAPVLAAKVLRGVEVTVGHEQEEGGKWPYAGTAEAIKALGAKHCVKGVAEAHVDQKNKVVTTPAFMCETALHHIHDGIGAMVRKVLELSGK; encoded by the exons ATGCACGTGATTGACCACACCAAGGGGCAGCCCTCCGAAGGCGAGAGCAG GAATGTTTTGACCGAGTCTGCAAGGATTGCCCGTGGCAAGATCACAGACCTGGCCAAGCTCAGCGCAGCCAACCATGATGCCGCCATCTTTCCGGGAGGCTTTGGAGCGGCCAAAAACCT GAGCACGTTCGCTGTGGACGGGAAAGATTGCAAGGTCAATAAGGACGTGGAGCGTGTTCTGAAGGAGTTCCACCAGGCCGGGAAGCCCATCGG CTTGTGCTGCATCGCACCCGTCCTCGCGGCCAAGGTGCTCAGAGGCGTTGAGGTCACCGTGGGCCATGAGCAGGAGGAAGGCGGCAAGTGGCCTTACGCCGGGACCGCGGAGGCCATCAAGGCTCTGGGTGCCAAGCACTGCGTGAAGGGAGTGGCC GAAGCTCATGTGGACCAGAAAAACAAGGTGGTCACGACCCCAGCCTTCATGTGTGAGACGGCGCTCCACCACATCCACGACGGCATCGGGGCCATGGTGAGGAAGGTGCTGGAACTCTCCGGAAAGTGA